CACGAAGCGCATCTCCACGCGCGTGTTGTAGCCATCGTCCGTGGGCCACTCGAAGACGATGCGCTCGTTGGGAAGCACCTCGCGCGCGATGACGTCGAACTCGCCCGGCGCCTCCGCGAAGCTCCACTTCACCGTGGTGCCCGCCGCCAGCGGACCGCTGCTCGTCTTCACGAAGTAGCCGCTCAGCTTCGCGGGGTTCACCACCGCCTCGAACACCTGCGCCACCGGCTTGCGGATCTTCAACTGCACCTGGAACTTCGGCTCCATGCGGCACCCCCTGCCGTGAACTGGTCCTGCCCGCAAATAGGTTATATAAATATAACATGTCAAGGAGTGACGACCGGGACGAC
This DNA window, taken from Corallococcus coralloides DSM 2259, encodes the following:
- a CDS encoding SRPBCC domain-containing protein, which encodes MEPKFQVQLKIRKPVAQVFEAVVNPAKLSGYFVKTSSGPLAAGTTVKWSFAEAPGEFDVIAREVLPNERIVFEWPTDDGYNTRVEMRFVPLDASNTMVKISESGWRPDEKGITASYGNAGGWMHMMLCLKGYLEYGINLREGGAF